Part of the Pieris rapae chromosome 14, ilPieRapa1.1, whole genome shotgun sequence genome is shown below.
AAGTGATGCGGTGCAAGAAGTTGTGCGGCCACTAACACATTTGGATCATGAAGAGCGTGACTAAACTATTTATTGTGCGTACATAGGCAATACTCAAAAGAGATAAGCCGCCGTGACCTACACTGGTTTTTCATCATATAGGCACAATTATATTATCACTTTCggaatatttgtaataaaggtacataatattttttcccaTTTCAGTATTAAATCGAATGCCTCAAGAGTAGGAATGTAAATATGAAACactctatatttttaatagttctaTTAAGTGTGAACTGTTTTGGAGgtgagtttaataaatattatatttaattaatttaacgcttaaaaatatctttaattgaAATAGTGAAAAGCGTTGCTAGGGAGATATTTTGACTTATTATGAACATTATGTTGACgcatacatattacaaatgttTCCACTTTACttgtatttataatcatttgtttcttAGAAGTAGGTTAACGAAAGGCATTGACTACTTATGTAAATTGTCGGAtacaaatagtaaataataaaaaacagcaCTTTAACAATGTATGATATGATATGTACGatacaaacaatataagaattgaccaATTCatatgactaataatgtaaaatttgaaatatgagAACTAACAATTGTatcttttacacatttttgtaccataatatcttgaaataaattattatttttataaattttcgtaATAAGTTAAATGGTATTTAGTCTAATTGAATTGAgctaataatttgaatattacttATAGACAAACCGTGCTCCGTACGCAAAATAATAGGGCATTCAGTCGTATGTGTGTGTAACTCCACTTATTGCGATGAAGTGCGACGAAGGCTGCCAGGTGCCGGTCAATTCGTGATTTATGAAAGTAATGaggtaaaattttaagttttgttgTGTTTTGTCGCATATTGAGACactattactactactactcgTATACTAAGCAATTTTAGACTACCTTGAAATATTATaggtgattttattaaatgtttttgagaAACAAAAGACATTTAGTAAAACAcctgtaatttataaataatattaataattacattaaaaaataatttagtattaagtttaacaaataaagtaaacgtttttttattcagaatCCCACAACTTGATTcctatgaaattaattttaaatttaatctttgtataattattttactaataaaatccGATCCATAAAAAGTGGCCGCAAGCAGAGATTGAAGTGCTCTGATTTAAGACCGtctatgtatacatattatattataatactgatGGTACATTATCATACAATAGTgtcagtaaaaaatattatcactagtatttgttaatatacattcaatgttattttttaacgcTTTCTATATGTTTTAGGCTGGAGCACGATTCGAAAAATATGATGGAAACGTGTTGAATTACGATGcaagtaagttttttattaaaaagaatatttacataatttgattataaaatcaCGTCTATACcctgtttttgtttgtatttatttacaacaacatttttaatactcGCTTAAACGAAAACAATTAGTAAATACCAGGAAATAATAACATTGAGTTCTCAAACGCGTCgatatttcaaacaatttgtaaataGGTACGTCCACACAGATCGAGCGGCCTCGCGAGGCATTTGCCGCGCGTGCACGCTTACCTCGGCCGAGGCAATTCCACACTCACTGAGCTACTTCGCGAGGTAAATGCCTCGCGAGGCTGTGTGGTCGCACCCAATGAATTCTCTCCGAACAATGTAGGTacgttaatttgtttaattccaAATAACCATGTGCTGTTCTATAATGTGTATaccaatatgtattataacaagaaaacatttgtgtttttgtatgtctttgtaatgttttcacaTGAAAGTTTCTGGATCGATTTCAAATggtgaaaaattctttcaccatttgaaAACGGCATCTTCATTGattgacataataatataaactatactaTATTTCAGCAATAAAATTGGGTGTGATGCTAGAGCTGGATTTCTCTAAACAATACCAAGAGATTATAGGTTTTGGCGGGGCTATCACTGATTCAAGTGGCATCAATTGGAAGAGCCTATCAGATGATGCTCAACagcaattaataaagtaagttaacttaaaataagtaaaactttcgcaattgtgttttttgtaacactttatttctttcatttatGTTCATAAGTTACCtacttgtatatataaacaatattcggTCCAAATTGTATGCTCGTCGTaatccatattttttattaagtatattatttgtatcctgtcttttattttccttttatttaatcttagtTATATTTAGCATTAATTTTTGTCTGTAACTAAGGGTACTGTTATGTTTGTAGACgtgatttttcttaataagttaaataaataaataaactcctTATATTCtaactaaaaaacttaatataataattacgaaGAACTCTACATTTGAAGAAAAACCAAATTGCTTAAAGGATATAGGAGAAACGTCATTTCGTCACATCTTTATTAAGGGGCGTGATAATTATCATTAGGCGCGTCCACACAGCGCGAGCAGCCTCGCTAGGCATTTGCCGCTCGGTTAGTGTGGACGTGCCTCGGCCGAGCATGCGCGCGCGCTGCCGCGGGCGAGCGACCGATCGCCCGAGCCATCAAGAGTCTGCTTTTTGATTTGTTCAAAGGTGCCTCATTCGTTTACTGCACACACTCTGTCGCACTCTCGGCAAATGCCTCGCGAGGCTGTTCGCTGTGTGTGGACCCGCCTAATCAATAGCTATTCCAAAATCTAATAATGACAGGCGCCATAACACATTCCTTTTATCACATTACCAATCCCAAGGAAGGAAATGGCATGTGAAATTCTAACTAATTGTACgtattactatatatactatataatctATTTAACCCTTATATAAAACAACCTCTATTCAACAAAATTTCAGCGCATATTTCAGTGAAAGTGGCATTGAATACAGTGTTTTACGTGTTCCCATTGCCGGATCAGATTTCTCCACACGCAAATATGCATACAATGAAAGTCCCGAAAATGACGTCAATCTTTCAAACTACACCTTAGCCCCCGAGGACTTTGATTAtaaggtatttaattatttttaataatttatttctttatactatattaaaagTCACTACTAATACGAAAGACCAATGTATCACCTACACCGATAATTCGCTGCTAAAGTGTGCGCATGGtaaatgtagtttttaaggaaatatcaGAAAGGCTAGTCGACATCACTGGAGACTGAAGAGCTGGCAGCAACCTTGGATAAAGAATAAGTCTAGCTTTTCAAAGTGGGAACGCTGCCaatatcttcggaaccttgcctaaagggactccttttaattatatattttaattattaaattttaagggtagatattagtttttatttaatatgttatactTATGCAATCTAAACATTGAACTGAAAAGAGcaaataattagttattaacGATAACGAACTGGATTggcctattatatattaaaatctaaccTCGACAAAACAAGAATAACTCAATTACTAATTCATATGGACTTAtgaatgtttgtttaattaaatacattatttaataattcatccCACTGCACAATGATCCCATGCACTGTCATTTTGATAGTAATAGTCTGATACTAGAAGGATATTTGTGTGATATTTCCACAGTAATATCAATTATACCTATAGCTGATAAAAACCcgtatgttttataaaagctagaaaatatttcagataCCATTTATAAAAGCGGCATCAGCCGTTTCACCAACTCCAATCCTTAACTTGGCATCTCCATGGTCGCCACCCGATTGGATGAAGGAGGGTTTGGAGATGAACAAGTGTGGTCGTCTCAAAAAGGAATACTTTCAAACATATGCAGACTATTTATACAGGTAAAgagcataaataaatttaattatcgtTATCTGAGAtcgaaatataaatgaaatattttggaTTAGACATCTAGAAGGCTGAAAGTAAAGATCTTTTAGATATAAGGGTGATTCGTTTTTTTCTGACCATGCTTATGATTAATAGTAATACATACAAGTAAGttatatttcagttaaatgaatttattaaaacctagAGATAATTAAgactaattttattgtatgtttttaataaattttgcatattgttaattaaaaactttactgagatattatattctaatagAATGTGTTGGTTTAGAGGTCGTCGAACTTCctgtatatgtaatatgacAGTCGTTTGTAcggtgatgccttgtgtgcaAAAGTGTCTACTTTTGTGTGGTTGTGCCAGGCACTGAAGGCTTTTCACTTACTTGCCTCTTACAAAATGACTACGAAGCAGAAACAAGATGTTAAAAAAAGGTCAGCTGCGCACGgctagaatttttttttcaatccaTTATATAAATGAGACAAAATGTctagatatttatttgttttaatttgttatcgTCTTGTTATCGTCAAAGAAAGACTGGTACATAATCTtagctttataataatagtaataaaaatgtgaaaGAACAATTTCAAACTGTATGTTATAACTATTTGTATTCAGGTTTATCGATCTTTATAACGACGAGGGCGTACCCATATGGGGCTTGACTCCAGTCAACGAACCAACGAATGGAATAAAGCCAGATACACAAATTAATTGCATGTCTTGGAACGTCGATATGAtggtattttattctttatctCTCTCTTCTTTTTCTCCTTCTTTATCTCTGGGTAATGTGAGCTAGAGACAGAAGTCACTTTCATGGAATTATTCATTAGCTAGCATACACAGCCTAGAAATGTACTTGGAGGATACTAGAAGTTTGTACGGAGGGTTTAACGGCTGATCGCGGGGCTGGATACTGATGAGGCTAAGCTGTTACCGTGTCCTGCCTCGCGCGGTTGCTGGTGGCAccgtggggttttagtgggtatgcaaagtagcgagtcccacataacccttcaccACCAGGCAACCGTGCCGCGGGAGGGTATGCGTAACGCATTTCCCCACGAAAAAGAAAACGGTTCTACGAAGGGAAACTATCAAACGCACTTTGAATGTATCACTCATTGTAACTTAATGCAAAAAATGCTGaaggaaaaatatttcagagcCGGTAACTTTCAATGGCGATAACGATAGAAATCCGACTTTCCtatgacatttttatatactcgTACTTCTTTCAATATCCGCTTAAGGCGGGATCATAATTGCTTTTCTTGGCTACAGAGTAGTTCCCTTTGCAGCTAATCTAGGTTTTATGAGAAACCGAAATTTTGCATTAGGTTATAAAatctcactcactcactcaaaCAAATGTTTGGTGCAAATGCACCCACACACTAACTCATGCACTCTGAGTGCATGATGTTATTAGGTAATGgttgaaaaaagataaataaaataaggttaaataatgtaattattttaagtaattaagaattaagtttgtttatggaagagctgggaaccctgacacaggaactttttacttaaaagggtttccaaatcttacacctaggaatgaaaatgtacctacttaaaatgaatgaacacttttttattttattttttatttaaatccaaaactaaaaacattattattattattatgtagatatACACACTAGCAGTTTTTATGCTGATGCGCGCGTTTTTACGGATTTAGAAAAATTACCCAATCTTCTTTTTACAGGCCTCAAAGATTTCaaacatattgtaatttttccagggaaattttattaagagaAACCTTGGGCCCACAATTCGCAGCTCGAACTTTAGCGATGTCAAAATCGTCGCCTGTGACGACCAACGACCGTTTATGCCGTACTGGGTCAATGGGGTAAGAAATATTCGTTTAGCAAACTGTTGGCCATAGACCAGTAGCAAACCTCTAGTTTTTCTGatacgttttaattttgattgttATCTGAAACACGCCCTAAACTTTGGGTCAGTTTTGGTCAACTTTTGGTCAAAATATCGTAAGGAAACTGGCATGCAGTTTCCTTACGATATTTTACTCAATCGCCACTTTTGTTATAGCGTGATCTTCAACCTATACCCACAAAGAGAAAAGAAATtcgttttttcaattttctcgaaaagaaaagaaaaatcgtTGAAAACTAGTGGATGATTTTAGAAAttcgtttataattataatacctGACAGGTTAAGTTTATTTCcaagattttaaaacaaaaagttcAGTGCAAAGCAGTGCCGTCTAAACtatattgccagttcttctcttccgttctacgcccttgacttgagaactggcagtaaatgtaaaattagattcatttaatatttctttttttttgacgatcataagtgtacattatattacctatatgaataaataaattttgatttgatttgatttgaattcaaaataaagaaaaatcgaATCTATTAATTGGTTCctgagatatttaaaaaaattgtaatttgtaacaGTAGTGTTGACACAAACATTtgcgtttatattattagtaggagttattatatattatattattacggGTCGGGTTCATAATCTGGGACTGGGTTTACGGTTACCAAGTAGAAACCTGAGGCTTACGTCTAaacttttggatgtaccgcgcgCACATTCCAATTGCTAGCTATATTGTTACTTAAAAGATTTAGTCatacctataaatatattttttttatgtagtataattgttatgggtattattttgacgttcTATCGacttagtagtaactgttaatgttaatgtagtgggataaataaataaacaaaattatttattaaggctTTTGAAACGTGTGCGACATTACAAAATCGGCTAACGagtgaataaattattcctcttattatattaattatctctCTTTCTCATTCTTCTTTATCTTCAGATGTTCAACATGCACCCAGAAACTCTGGACTTCGTCGATGGCCTTGCCGTTCACTACTACTTCGACACTGATCTTAATTCGGTGATCATAgacaatattaatagaaaatatccaTCCAAATTCATCATTAATACAGAGGCTTCTGAAGGTATGAATTATTACAAACTCAGATCGcttttaaaagaaagaaagaaagaaataactttattagacacaaaatacattaattgtttctataaagtagagtgctctggcccccacactaggattccctgtgttgtgggcagccagtctcttccttttacatctaaacgttacttaattaattaattttacttaacaaatttatacctattctatttttgtacgataagaatgttttctgtgtTAGTATATGAcagcttaacaagatattttttgagttttttagtgaaagtatgaagtgtgatttttgaaatgttagtgataattttatttttaataaggtgGTTAAAGATGAATGGACCTCGGAAGGAGAAAAAGCGTTGAGCGAAGAAAGTGCGATTTTTAGGATGCTTATATAAAGGTTTGCGTTTGGTTAGATTTGGTGTAGGGGGTGTTTGTTTCCAAAAAAGCCTGCATATTgccattaaataaagttgtctTACAGTTAGGAGCCCTGCTTCGCTGTACAATTTTGAAGTTGGGTAGCGGaaaggtttttaaaaacatcaagTGATCTCTGCTTGCCACGTAACAAACAATTTGGTAGTATAATTCCTTAATTCAGATGATTAACTCATATTTTGCTAAATGGATTAGTAAACAAAAAAGCTGTGAACCAAAAAAGTTTCCAACTGTCATATATTCGATCTACCCCAGTGTTGCCTTGATGGTTGAAGGAACACCTTCTCTCATACACagatttaactttattttaataactttttcagGTATGTCGGAAATGAAAAAAGTTCAAGAAGGATCTTGGAGCAGAGCAGAACGGTACATCAAAGATATAATACAAGTAGGTTTATTATGATTTGCTGATCCAAATTGCTAACCAGGCAAAGGTTGTTTTGTCATAGAAAGATACCTCTATTATCGCTATTAAAGTATTGCTTTATTTCTCCTGCCATTGTGTCCAAACATTTTCCatctcttatattttttttttcaaaagatACATACATTAAAGTCAAACTCAAACGTGTCTCCAAGGATACGCCTCGGCTACATtggtaatattattgtatccGTAATGTATTACCGgtattagtaatataaaatatattaattttaaacttctcCGCATCTGCCATTTGGTTAAGTATTTCTTTCAATCGTTAATATTGAGGTAAGATACAGTAACTAGTTCTATCTGCTAAGTTCGACGAAtcgtttgttaaattttaccCCTACTGACGGTAGCACGGGtcgacatttattttttaaatattttcgtagATATGTTCTATAATATTGTAGAACATTtaatcaatagttttcgcagcgcatgCGATGAAAGATATTCTATAGGCTTTTTTACACCTTCAGtagcattattataattttaaattattataataaaaacggtCCGCTACTTTTTGAGCCAAtatgttacaaacatacaaacaaatctttcctctttataatattagtatagattattgtttaaaactgCAATAATGAAATGATTATACCCTTCCGTCATTGTaagtgtttcatattttaattatgaagaaGTTACACCTACATACATACCTTTGATTAAGGTTTTACTgatattaactatattttttaggatCTCAACTTGAACTTAGTTGGCTGGATGGATTGGAATCTGTGTCTAGACATGTCTGGAGGGCCCACATGGTGCCACAATGAAGTGGATGCCCCAATTCTGATCGACGCTAGAAAGGGGGAGTTCATTAAACAACCCATGTTCTATGCGTTGGGTCACTTCTCTAAGTTCATACCGCGGGGGTCTCGAAGAGTGAAGATAAATTCGAAAAGCAAGAAAAAGGTTTCTCACGTGGGTTTCGTTACACCACAGAACACGGCAGTTGTAATTCTATATAATgagtatgtattaaatattaattacatgtatattatatttaatatatacgtgaaattataactaacacaaaattttaagaatcaagaaaacacttttttaccggaatgaagctatgtatttttataaacttttttttttaatttttccgaCGTTCCGCGTGATTTACAGTGTGCGTGGTCAAAATATGTTTcctttaaatgtgttaaagctatgttaataaaatactatactaTTTCGAGTGctttatataggtatatataattttatgttgacAATTGATGCAGACAATTAAGTTTAAGAAGGGTATTAAAACACTACACTCTTCTAATTTAAGAACTATTTGGTTCTTTTCTGCTAAATTGAGTTTACGCTATTATGATCAGATACAGTTAAGTACTTTGGTAAAACGTTGCAATTTAACTGATATTGGTTTAAGATTAAAGATTTGTACTACAAAAATCGTATTAACtgaatcaataataatatttataatttcagtgGTAACCCGACTGTTGCATCAATCAAACTTAAGGATAAACAAGTTATTGTACCTTTGGAAAGGAAATCTATTGTTACTGTTGAAATAAAGCCAGAATAGtaagtattaataagtaattaccTATTTGATATAATCAAAACCTTGACTTTATTGAACACTATTCGATAATCagctaatttatataaatataatagcgtatatataaagtacatatgataaaaataatagtcacaatttttatataataactattttctttatttttattcatattcgTTTTCATTCATTCTAAGAGCAAAATTGGTAACCTAGTGATTTCAGTGTACGAGACCTCatatctgaggtcgtaggttcgatcccaggcTGTGCaccgctcgaacggtgaaggaaaacatcgtgaggagcttgcctttgacccaaaaagtcgacggcgtgtgtctcGCACAGGAGTCACCTTCTTTCATATTAGTTTGACTAATGGTCAtgaaactgatacagaaatctgaggcctagaccttcACTGATTATTAATCTTCAGCTTGTCCTTCGACAAGGGCCTCTTCTAATAATATCGATCATATCTTTGATGGCGTCGTAGGGACCGCTATCTCTTTTAGTTCCTCTCATCTACTTTCCCCTCCTACGTTACCAATTGTATAGACTCCATTATGTTCTATGCACAACTGGTGAAACGCTGTAAAGAAGAGTTTTACTTGGGAACCCAgagaaatatagttttttgtcTCTGCTATTAACAGGTcaaagaaaagttttatttaaaggcaTTCACGCTAAAATAATTTCCgttaatatgttaattattattatttttttacaaattaaagtaGTTACGTTACTAGTGACCTAGTAACGTAActactttaataaaagtacTAGTGACCTAGTacaaaaatttactactgcatatATATTGCATGTATATAccatcatatagcgtggcgacgtgtcgccacggcatgcgtcgacacgccagaaatcggttttacgtgcggctatagatgtttcacatcaaaatttaatttaaaaatcattaccaCAGAGTCGTAATATTATGAAAGTAATTTGTGATATGTTCAATGACGTCAGcgcaagttatttaaaaaatgttgtgtattCAACTGTCTTACTTTAGTTTGTTAATTGAAtagtattttacaataataaattaaaattgttgatgtcataaaaatatttgaattggaAAGAAATTAAGAAGACAATACgtcttcttaatttttaaacacaatgttgaatattattaactatataatcTGGAAGTTGATTAGGTATGTAACCATGGTTTTGAAATAGAATCTCAGAAAAATCGTAGTCATAAAACGACATGTTGAAGATACGGTGATATCGTGTTAACAATTGCCgcaaaaggaaaataaaatcgcgtaatatgcatttatatgaataaaaaaccCACGTGTGTGTTTCTACTCTATggtttataatacaaacaacaactaaaaaaatcgattaaggactatttaaattcatataacgTCAAACTCGAAAACGTGATTCTCCGTAactaattgtttttaagtaatt
Proteins encoded:
- the LOC110999397 gene encoding lysosomal acid glucosylceramidase-like, coding for MKHSIFLIVLLSVNCFGDKPCSVRKIIGHSVVCVCNSTYCDEVRRRLPGAGQFVIYESNEAGARFEKYDGNVLNYDATIKLGVMLELDFSKQYQEIIGFGGAITDSSGINWKSLSDDAQQQLINAYFSESGIEYSVLRVPIAGSDFSTRKYAYNESPENDVNLSNYTLAPEDFDYKIPFIKAASAVSPTPILNLASPWSPPDWMKEGLEMNKCGRLKKEYFQTYADYLYRFIDLYNDEGVPIWGLTPVNEPTNGIKPDTQINCMSWNVDMMGNFIKRNLGPTIRSSNFSDVKIVACDDQRPFMPYWVNGMFNMHPETLDFVDGLAVHYYFDTDLNSVIIDNINRKYPSKFIINTEASEGMSEMKKVQEGSWSRAERYIKDIIQDLNLNLVGWMDWNLCLDMSGGPTWCHNEVDAPILIDARKGEFIKQPMFYALGHFSKFIPRGSRRVKINSKSKKKVSHVGFVTPQNTAVVILYNDGNPTVASIKLKDKQVIVPLERKSIVTVEIKPEYTPGGRKAKKLKRRKERKLRRNLY